In a single window of the Bacteroidales bacterium genome:
- a CDS encoding rhomboid family intramembrane serine protease, translated as MAKAELKSLLLSMVVPTILVFIICMVKFIEILFNISFTEYGLIPLNIKGLIGIITAPFIHLDFKHLIGNCVPLFVLTTGLFYFYKDISYQVIVLSWLLTGLMTWLMGREHSVHIGASGIVYALITFHLTSALLRKRKDLTAFSLIVIFLYGSFIWGFFPDFFPERNISWESHLSGAVCGVIIALFYKNEGPQKIIHNWDEEDENNDEDRWWEIQNNT; from the coding sequence GTGGCAAAAGCAGAATTAAAATCTTTACTCCTATCAATGGTTGTTCCGACGATCTTGGTATTTATAATATGTATGGTAAAATTTATTGAGATTTTGTTTAATATTTCTTTTACAGAATACGGATTAATACCTCTTAATATAAAAGGTTTAATAGGTATAATTACTGCGCCTTTTATACATCTTGATTTCAAACACCTTATCGGTAATTGTGTCCCTTTATTTGTTTTAACAACAGGTTTATTTTACTTTTATAAAGATATTTCATATCAAGTTATTGTTTTATCGTGGTTATTAACTGGTTTAATGACTTGGTTAATGGGGAGGGAACATTCCGTTCACATTGGTGCCAGCGGTATAGTTTATGCATTGATTACTTTTCACTTAACAAGTGCTCTGTTAAGAAAAAGGAAAGACTTGACAGCATTTTCTTTAATTGTAATATTTCTATACGGTAGTTTTATTTGGGGATTTTTTCCCGATTTTTTTCCTGAACGAAACATAAGTTGGGAATCTCATTTATCAGGAGCAGTCTGTGGAGTAATTATAGCATTATTTTATAAGAATGAAGGCCCGCAAAAAATTATTCATAACTGGGATGAGGAAGACGAAAATAATGATGAAGACAGATGGTGGGAGATTCAAAACAATACATAA